In one Musa acuminata AAA Group cultivar baxijiao chromosome BXJ2-5, Cavendish_Baxijiao_AAA, whole genome shotgun sequence genomic region, the following are encoded:
- the LOC103986320 gene encoding uncharacterized protein LOC103986320, with product MKRFRNGEIWGFEAQAPTGPADGVVLGVDGGTTSTVCVCLPAAGPLPDPLPILSRAVGGCSNHNSVGENAARETLEEVMAQALSKACYSRKAVRAVCLAVSGVNHPTDQQRILDWLRDIFPNSVKFYVENDAVAALASGTMGKLHGCVLIAGTGTIAYGFTEDGKEARAAGAGPVLGDWGSGYGIAAQALTAVIRAHDGRGPQTKLTKSILDMLELPSPDELIGWTYADPSWARIAALVPIVVSTAEDGDEVANRILYDSVQELADSIIAVVRRLRLCGEDGKEAFPLVMVGGVLEANKRWDIGKEVVNCVSKIFPGALPIRPKLEPAVGAALVAWNRSMRELNDVREGDSPQISVLQ from the exons ATGAAACGGTTCAGGAACGGGGAGATTTGGGGTTTTGAGGCGCAGGCGCCGACGGGACCCGCCGACGGTGTTGTCCTTGGCGTCGACGGGGGCACCACCTCCACCGTCTGCGTCTGCCTGCCCGCCGCCGGGCCGCTGCCGGATCCCTTGCCCATCCTTTCCCGCGCCGTCGGTGGGTGCTCCAACCACAACTCAGTCGGAG AAAATGCTGCAAGGGAGACCCTAGAGGAGGTTATGGCTCAAGCTCTTTCAAAGGCTTGCTACAGTCGTAAAGCTGTTCGAGCAGTCTGCTTAGCCGTATCTGGAGTAAATCATCCTACAGATCAACAGAGGATACTAGATTGGCTCCG aGATATATTCCCAAATAGTGTCAAGTTTTACGTTGAAAATGATGCCGTTGCAGCATTGGCCAGTGGCACAATGGGAAAGCTCCATGGCTGTGTATTAATTGCAGGCACAGGCACCATTGCTTATGGGTTCACTGAGGATGGAAAAGAAGCCAGAGCTGCTGGTGCAGGACCAGTCTTGGGTGATTGGGGGAG TGGATATGGCATTGCTGCACAGGCATTGACTGCCGTGATTAGGGCACATGATGGTCGGGGACCTCAGACAAAGTTAACGAAAAGCATTCTTGACATGCTTGAGCTTCCTTCACCAGATGAACTGATTGG GTGGACTTATGCAGATCCCTCATGGGCTCGTATTGCTGCACTTGTTCCCATTGTGGTATCTACCGCTGAAGATGGCGATGAAGTTGCAAATAGGATATTATATGACTCTGTACAGGAGTTGGCAGACAGTATCATAGCAGTTGTTAGAAGACTTAGATTGTGTGGCGAAG ATGGCAAAGAGGCCTTCCCACTTGTTATGGTTGGAGGTGTTCTTGAAGCTAATAAGAGATGGGATATTGGAAAGGAAGTTGTAAACTGCGTTTCCAAGATTTTCCCAGGGGCCCTACCTATTCGACCCAAG CTAGAGCCAGCAGTTGGGGCAGCATTGGTGGCCTGGAACCGATCCATGAGAGAACTTAACGATGTTCGGGAAGGTGATTCCCCTCAAATATCGGTGCTACAATAA
- the LOC103986502 gene encoding patatin-like protein 3, with protein MSAAAAWMEPRLEVDKLSYEIFSMLESEFLYDDHKLLLRSTPAAPAASCAVASRVRVLSVDAAEGVITGATLARLEASLRKQSGDPDARVADFFDLAAGSGSGGVLVALLFTRGPDGRALFSAAEALRLLAKHRRHLVSGARRKGILGGLLCRSGGLLRRVFGNTTLRDTLKPVLIPCYDLATGATIVFSRADAVEADGYDFRMEEVCAATCAGPAAVEVRSVDGRTMIRAVGGRLAMGNPTAAAVTHVLNNRHEFPTAGGVEDLLVVSIGGAEAPASHGKARALLSEAELVRIASSVHADVVDQAVATAFGECRATNYVRIEGNGAVPGTTIAAAAGEGMLRERGVESVLFRERKLSERTNEEKLDLFAAELIKEQERRKQSTVPTVALKTSVTPFESSSSTATSA; from the exons ATGTCGGCAGCGGCGGCATGGATGGAGCCGAGGCTGGAAGTGGACAAGTTGAGCTACGAGATCTTCTCGATGCTGGAAAGCGAGTTCCTCTACGACGACCACAAGCTGTTGCTCCGCTCCACGCCCGCCGCACCCGCCGCCTCCTGCGCAGTCGCTAGCAGGGTGCGAGTCCTTTCCGTCGACGCTGCCGAAGGCGTCATCACAGGCGCCACCCTCGCCCGCCTCGAGGCCTCCCTCCGCAAGCAGTCCGGCGATCCCGACGCCCGCGTTGCCGACTTCTTCGACCTCGCAGCCGGGTCGGGCTCCGGGGGAGTCCTTGTCGCCCTACTCTTCACCCGCGGCCCCGACGGCCGAGCCCTCTTCTCTGCCGCGGAGGCCCTCCGCCTGCTCGCTAAGCACCGCCGCCACCTCGTCTCTGGTGCTCGGCGGAAGGGGATACTGGGGGGCCTTCTCTGCCGGTCGGGAGGTCTGCTCCGACGGGTGTTCGGGAACACAACGCTGCGGGACACACTGAAGCCAGTGCTCATCCCGTGCTACGACCTGGCGACGGGAGCAACCATCGTGTTCTCGCGGGCGGACGCCGTGGAGGCGGACGGCTATGACTTCCGTATGGAGGAGGTGTGCGCCGCCACGTGCGCCGGGCCTGCGGCAGTAGAGGTGCGCTCCGTGGACGGTCGGACGATGATCCGGGCGGTCGGGGGCCGGCTGGCGATGGGGAACCCAACGGCGGCAGCCGTCACCCACGTGCTCAACAACCGGCACGAGTTCCCCACCGCCGGCGGGGTGGAAGACCTCCTCGTCGTCTCGATCGGTGGAGCAGAAGCCCCGGCATCACACGGCAAGGCCCGGGCGCTGCTCTCGGAAGCGGAGCTCGTGAGGATCGCCAGTAGCGTCCACGCTGACGTC GTGGATCAAGCTGTGGCGACAGCGTTCGGGGAGTGTCGGGCCACCAATTACGTACGGATCGAG GGCAACGGGGCGGTGCCGGGGACGACGATCGCGGCTGCAGCAGGGGAGGGGATGTTGAGAGAGAGGGGGGTGGAGTCAGTGCTGTTCCGGGAGAGGAAGCTGTCGGAGCGGACCAACGAGGAGAAGCTGGACCTGTTTGCGGCGGAGCTGATcaaggagcaggagcggcgaaagCAGAGCACCGTGCCCACGGTTGCTCTGAAGACCTCAGTGACGCCCTTCGAGTCCTCATCCTCCACCGCTACCTCCGCCTGA
- the LOC103986321 gene encoding geranylgeranyl transferase type-2 subunit alpha 1 → MHGRPRKDPRPKDDAAKAAHLRELQAQLLHNHRNRTYTKEALASCSKLLEINPEVYTAWNYRKLSLQHNLDGVDDPDALKSAIEDELRVVEIALRTNPKSYAAWYHRKWVLGRRLMPVEFEREFRLLDLLLNADQRNFHGWNYRRFVAKLKNVPEEEELKFTKKMIDTNFSNYSAWHNRSALLSHLLKKKSQGFDSKKNTLTEEYELVHDALFTDQSDQSGWFYHLWLLDQTVCLDDPQLISSWPTHKSDLILSESNKIDGCQLFPSSNSRSFSLLHTGTFPIILYFNKAVKNIDSSTVIVSSVFVTNEDLNWRPLSTNNSGEACCWVTFLTVPEENCSSSTSYPVEVCLDRNKDIVSSDVSDCKIPSKFTFTVTFRSHSLEQTSKESVEENVVWKYVDICNPQESPCLMSFDQLSINEDHAEEGFKWNLQTLSNEIELFREFNDEDSKFVKLTLARLLVARDLMVPNGSHNHIKTHSGEVLTLYDDLMKLDPSHKRYYEDEQSVILMDQLTSDKDSLTKHCWQFDEPTSSSFHCQYCLWLNELSLTRIGSVKNILWVQMLDLSHNKLRSVEGLEALQLLACLNLSNNQISSFTALEPLKLLSSLRVLDVSFNMIGAHAIDTTRYLCSSPLSHTLDAKQLNVGYEKENTEVRDHWEVTSLFRALRLTQLDIKGNAVLNEKFSVLAIELLPSLKWLDGKRVR, encoded by the exons ATGCACGGCCGGCCGCGGAAGGACCCGCGGCCGAAGGACGACGCCGCTAAGGCCGCGCATCTCCGCGAGCTCCAGGCCCAACTCCTCCACAACCACCGAAACCGCAC GTACACCAAGGAGGCACTTGCTTCCTGCTCGAAGCTTTTGGAGATCAACCCCGAGGTCTACACCGCTTGGAACTACCGGAAGCTCTCTCTCCAGCACAATCTTGATGGGGTCGACGATCCCGACGCCCTCAAATCGGCGATCGAGGACGAGCTAAGAGTC GTGGAGATAGCATTGAGAACGAATCCGAAGTCCTACGCCGCATGGTACCACCGGAAATGGGTGCTCGGTCGCAGGCTCATGCCGGTTGAGTTCGAGCGTGAGTTCAGGCTTCTGGATCTGCTGCTGAACGCGGATCAACGGAATTTTCACGGATGGAATTACCGCAG GTTTGTTGCAAAGTTGAAGAATGTGCCCGAGGAGGAGGAGCTGAAGTTCACAAAGAAGATGATCGACACTAATTTCAGCAACTATTCAGCCTGGCATAATCGTAG TGCACTTCTATCACATCTGCTAAAGAAAAAGTCCCAGGGCTTTGATTCTAAGAAGAATACTTTAACAGAGGAGTATGAACTAGTACATGATGCCCTTTTCACTGACCAAAGCGATCAAAGTGGATGGTTCTATCATCTCTGGCTTCTGGACCAGACAGTTTGTCTTGATGATCCACAGCTGATCTCTTCATGGCCTACTCATAAATCGGATCTGATTTTATCTGAGAGCAATAAGATCGATGGTTGCCAACTGTTTCCATCCTCAAATTCCAGATCCTTCTCTTTATTGCATACAGGAACATTTCCCATCATTCTCTATTTCAATAAAGCTGTAAAAAATATAGATTCATCTACTGTTATTGTCAGTTCCGTGTTTGTGACAAATGAAGATCTTAATTGGAGGCCACTCTCAACTAATAATTCAGGAGAAGCCTGTTGTTGGGTGACTTTTCTCACAGTTCCTGAGGAAAATTGcagtagttcaacctcttatcCAGTTGAGGTTTGCCTTGATAGGAATAAGGATATTGTGTCATCAGATGTTTCTGATTGCAAAATTCCTTCAAAGTTCACATTTACAGTTACATTTAGGAGTCATAGTTTAGAACAGACCAGCAAagaatctgttgaggaaaatgtTGTCTGGAAATATGTTGATATATGTAACCCACAGGAAAGTCCTTGTCTGATGTCGTTTGATCAGCTAAGCATCAATGAGGACCATGCAGAAGAAGGTTTCAAGTGGAATTTACAGACATTGTCCAATGAGATAGAGCTTTTCAGGGAATTCAATGATGAAGATAG TAAATTTGTGAAACTAACATTAGCAAGGCTCTTGGTTGCTCGTGACTTAATGGTTCCAAATGGATCTCATAATCATATAAAGACTCATTCTGGTGAGGTCTTAACACTCTATGATGACTTGATGAAGTTGGATCCGTCACATAAAAGATACTATGAAGATGAACAAAGTGTCATTCTAATGGATCAG CTGACTTCTGATAAAGATTCTTTAACTAAGCATTGTTGGCAATTTGATGAACCTACTTCCTCAAGTTTCCATTGCCAGTATTGCCTTTGGCTCAATGAGCTATCGTTAACACGGATTGGATCTGTCAAGAATATATTGTGGGTCCAGATGCTAGATCTGAGTCATAACAAACTTCGGTCTGTTGAAG GTTTGGAGGCATTACAGCTTCTTGCTTGCTTAAACCTCAGTAACAATCAAATAAGCAGCTTTACAGCCCTGGAGCCCCTAAAGCTGCTCAGTTCCTTGAGAGTACTTGATGTCTCTTTCAACATGATCGGTGCTCATGCGATCGACACAACAAGGTACCTCTGCTCATCTCCATTATCACATACTTTGGATGCAAAGCAACTCAATGTCGGATACGAGAAGGAAAATACGGAGGTGCGTGACCACTGGGAAGTCACGTCGCTTTTTAGGGCGTTGCGCTTAACGCAATTGGATATAAAGGGAAACGCAGTCCTGAATGAGAAATTTAGTGTGTTGGCGATCGAGTTGCTTCCATCTCTGAAATGGCTTGATGGGAAACGTGTAAGATGA